Proteins from one Nitrobacteraceae bacterium AZCC 2146 genomic window:
- a CDS encoding putative integral membrane protein (TIGR00698 family) (product_source=TIGR00698; cog=COG2855; pfam=PF03601; superfamily=48498; tigrfam=TIGR00698; transmembrane_helix_parts=Inside_1_25,TMhelix_26_48,Outside_49_52,TMhelix_53_72,Inside_73_92,TMhelix_93_115,Outside_116_118,TMhelix_119_141,Inside_142_147,TMhelix_148_170,Outside_171_174,TMhelix_175_197,Inside_198_243,TMhelix_244_262,Outside_263_276,TMhelix_277_296,Inside_297_302,TMhelix_303_322,Outside_323_336,TMhelix_337_355,Inside_356_359), with the protein MTIIATREAIEPAVPGLAPTESNKTFASAAIDILPGLGLTSLIAALAFAIRELPGMANVSPMILAIVIGIAFHNWARTPVWAKPGVTFSLRRLLRIAIILLGLQLTASQVIAVGGRGIGIIAATLLATFAFTVWMGKWLGVERKLAQLIAAGTSICGASAVIATNTVTDAPDEDVAYAVACVTVFGSVAMFVYPLLPGLLQLDPHAFGLWTGASIHEIAQVVAAAFQDGQQAGEFGTIAKLSRVMLLAPMVIALGLMAARTARRSNLEATASTARPPVPWFVLGFVALVGVNSVVAIPAGAKIWIVALTTFLLSVALAAMGLETDIRKLTAKGFRPALLGALAFLFIAGFSLTLIKLMG; encoded by the coding sequence ATGACAATCATCGCGACCCGCGAGGCCATCGAACCGGCGGTGCCCGGACTTGCTCCCACTGAAAGCAACAAGACCTTCGCGTCCGCTGCCATCGACATTCTACCGGGCCTGGGTCTGACATCGCTCATCGCCGCACTGGCCTTCGCGATCCGGGAATTGCCGGGGATGGCGAATGTGAGTCCGATGATCCTCGCCATCGTGATCGGGATCGCGTTTCACAATTGGGCGAGGACGCCGGTGTGGGCCAAACCGGGCGTGACCTTCAGCCTGCGCCGGCTGCTGCGGATCGCCATCATCCTGCTCGGCCTGCAATTGACGGCGAGCCAGGTGATCGCGGTCGGTGGCCGCGGCATCGGCATCATCGCAGCGACCTTGCTGGCGACGTTTGCGTTTACGGTCTGGATGGGCAAGTGGCTCGGCGTCGAGCGCAAACTGGCGCAACTGATCGCGGCGGGGACGTCGATCTGTGGTGCGTCGGCTGTCATTGCCACCAACACAGTGACCGACGCGCCCGACGAAGATGTTGCTTACGCCGTGGCTTGCGTCACCGTATTCGGCTCGGTGGCAATGTTCGTCTATCCTCTGCTGCCGGGGCTGCTGCAGCTTGATCCGCACGCCTTCGGGCTATGGACCGGCGCGTCGATCCACGAGATCGCGCAGGTGGTCGCCGCGGCGTTCCAGGACGGCCAGCAGGCCGGCGAGTTCGGTACCATCGCCAAACTGTCACGCGTGATGCTGCTGGCGCCGATGGTCATCGCGCTCGGGCTGATGGCCGCGCGCACCGCCAGGCGCAGCAATCTGGAGGCAACCGCTTCAACGGCGCGGCCGCCGGTGCCATGGTTTGTGCTCGGCTTCGTGGCGCTGGTCGGAGTCAACAGCGTGGTCGCCATTCCCGCCGGCGCAAAAATCTGGATCGTGGCGCTGACCACGTTTCTGCTGTCGGTCGCATTAGCGGCGATGGGACTGGAGACCGATATCCGCAAGCTCACCGCCAAAGGCTT
- a CDS encoding cobalt transporter subunit CbtA (product_source=TIGR02458; cog=COG5446; pfam=PF09490; superfamily=103501; tigrfam=TIGR02458; transmembrane_helix_parts=Inside_1_6,TMhelix_7_29,Outside_30_81,TMhelix_82_104,Inside_105_115,TMhelix_116_135,Outside_136_149,TMhelix_150_169,Inside_170_175,TMhelix_176_195,Outside_196_209,TMhelix_210_232,Inside_233_238) — translation MPIFRSIVFSAALAGLIVGAIISVAQFFGTVPLIQKSEVYERKAEAPKPSAAHEHAGAAHDHDAGHSHDSEWEPEDGFQRNAFTVGANILTAIGFALLLTGIYAIRGQPVTWREGLLWGLGGFVVFTAAPGLGLPPELPGMPVAELAARQTWWIATAAATAIGLCLLAFRPAAWAAVLGLGLIALPHLIGAPLAPEFHSEVPAALSHHFIVVVTLTSLLFWTLLGVTTSIAFGRISRP, via the coding sequence ATGCCCATCTTCAGGTCGATTGTCTTTTCCGCCGCGCTTGCCGGCCTGATCGTCGGTGCCATCATTTCCGTCGCGCAGTTCTTTGGAACGGTGCCGCTGATCCAGAAAAGCGAAGTCTACGAGCGCAAGGCGGAAGCGCCGAAGCCCTCGGCCGCGCATGAGCATGCCGGCGCTGCTCACGACCATGATGCCGGCCATAGCCATGACAGCGAATGGGAGCCCGAAGACGGCTTTCAGCGCAACGCCTTCACCGTCGGCGCCAATATCCTGACGGCCATCGGCTTCGCGCTGCTGCTCACCGGAATCTATGCGATCCGGGGCCAGCCGGTGACCTGGCGGGAAGGCCTGCTCTGGGGGCTTGGCGGGTTTGTTGTATTCACAGCTGCGCCGGGCCTCGGCCTGCCGCCGGAATTGCCGGGCATGCCGGTGGCCGAACTGGCGGCGCGGCAGACCTGGTGGATCGCCACCGCCGCGGCGACGGCCATCGGGCTGTGCCTGCTGGCGTTCCGGCCGGCGGCCTGGGCCGCGGTGCTCGGCCTCGGCCTGATCGCGCTGCCGCATCTGATCGGCGCGCCGCTGGCGCCGGAATTCCACAGCGAGGTTCCAGCGGCGCTGTCGCACCATTTTATCGTGGTGGTGACGCTCACCAGCCTGCTGTTCTGGACACTGCTCGGCGTCACCACCAGCATCGCGTTCGGACGGATCTCCCGACCGTAA
- a CDS encoding cobalt transporter subunit CbtB (product_source=TIGR02459; cath_funfam=3.40.47.10; pfam=PF09489; superfamily=56837; tigrfam=TIGR02459; transmembrane_helix_parts=Outside_1_19,TMhelix_20_42,Inside_43_60): protein MQHSQTAHLPAVAAGSSAVVQAVLAMALGLFVVGVVGFSHISAVHNAAHDVRHANAFPCH, encoded by the coding sequence ATGCAACATTCCCAGACCGCCCATCTGCCCGCAGTCGCCGCCGGTTCGAGCGCGGTGGTTCAAGCCGTGCTGGCGATGGCCCTTGGCCTGTTCGTCGTCGGTGTGGTCGGCTTCTCGCACATCAGCGCCGTGCATAACGCCGCCCACGATGTCCGCCACGCTAATGCGTTTCCCTGTCACTGA
- a CDS encoding hypothetical protein (product_source=Hypo-rule applied; cath_funfam=3.30.160.140), protein MPHTKSPTWRDDLDALAFRPDGHQGVCMVHRRAFRTLMRAMPSPHQCEEFFKAHEGAFQAAAHAKMLRARVAASANFHLTSRDVSRQLQN, encoded by the coding sequence ATGCCCCACACCAAATCCCCGACCTGGCGCGACGACCTCGACGCGCTGGCGTTTCGGCCGGACGGTCATCAGGGCGTCTGCATGGTACACCGTCGCGCGTTCCGGACGCTGATGCGGGCCATGCCGTCGCCACACCAATGCGAAGAATTTTTTAAGGCCCACGAAGGGGCCTTCCAGGCCGCCGCGCACGCAAAGATGCTGCGGGCCAGGGTCGCGGCGAGCGCGAACTTTCACCTCACCAGCCGGGATGTGAGCCGGCAATTGCAAAATTAG